The proteins below come from a single Excalfactoria chinensis isolate bCotChi1 chromosome 7, bCotChi1.hap2, whole genome shotgun sequence genomic window:
- the ACKR3 gene encoding atypical chemokine receptor 3, which translates to MSALDLTSILDFLEKANLTEMNWMCNNSDCITVDATTCPGTLNKSALLYTLSFFCIFIFVIGLVANSVVVWVNLQAKMTGYETHLYIFNLAIADLCVVITLPVWVVSLIQHNQWHMGEITCKITHLIFSINLYGSIFFLACMSVDRYLSVACFTNSSNRKKKIVRRCICILVWLLAFTASLPDTYFLKTVSTSNETYCRPAYPEESFKEWLIGMELISVVLGFLIPFPVIALFYFLLAKAISASSDQERKSSGKIIFSYVVVFLVCWLPYHTTVLLDIFYSLHFIPFSCQMENFLYATLHITQCFSLVHCCVNPILYSFINRNYRYELMKAFIFKYSAKTGLTKLIDASRVSEAEYSALEQNTK; encoded by the coding sequence ATGAGTGCGCTTGATTTGACTTCAATCCTTGATTTCCTAGAAAAGGCCAACTTAACGGAGATGAACTGGATGTGTAACAACAGCGACTGCATCACAGTGGATGCGACGACATGCCCCGGCACACTCAACAAAAGCGCCCTGCTCTACACCCTGTccttcttctgcatttttatcttTGTCATAGGGCTGGTGGCCAACTCTGTTGTGGTGTGGGTCAATCTCCAAGCCAAAATGACTGGCTATGAAACCCACCTCTACATCTTCAATTTGGCCATTGCAGATCTGTGTGTTGTCATCACGCTTCCTGTTTGGGTCGTCTCCCTCATCCAGCATAACCAGTGGCACATGGGAGAAATCACGTGCAAAATAACTCACCTTATATTTTCCATCAACTTGTACGGCAGCATCTTCTTCCTGGCATGCATGAGCGTGGACCGCTACCTCTCAGTCGCCTGTTTCACCAATTCTAGTAACCGCAAGAAGAAGATAGTCCGCCGCTGCATCTGCATCCTGGTGTGGCTTCTTGCCTTTACTGCATCCCTGCCAGACACCTATTTCCTTAAGACAGTCTCTACCAGCAATGAGACCTACTGCCGTCCCGCGTATCCTGAGGAGAGCTTCAAAGAGTGGTTGATTGGCATGGAGCTCATCTCTGTTGTTTTGGGCTTCCTTATCCCTTTTCCAGTCATTGCTCTCTTTTACTTCCTCCTCGCAAAGGCCATCTCTGCCTCCAGCGACCAAGAGAGGAAGAGCAGTGGGAAGATCATTTTCTCCTATGTCGTGGTGTTTCTTGTCTGCTGGCTACCCTACCATACAACTGTCCTCCTCGACATCTTCTACAGTCTGCATTTCATCCCCTTCAGTTGTCAAATGGAGAACTTCTTGTACGCCACACTTCACATCACTCAGTGTTTCTCTCTAGTCCATTGCTGTGTCAACCCCATCCTCTATAGCTTCATTAATCGCAATTACAGATATGAGCTCATGAAAGCCTTTATTTTCAAGTACTCTGCCAAAACTGGTCTCACGAAGCTTATCGATGCTTCCAGAGTGTCAGAAGCAGAGTATTCTGCTCTGGAGCAAAACACCAAATGA